One Dokdonia sp. Dokd-P16 genomic window carries:
- the menA gene encoding 1,4-dihydroxy-2-naphthoate octaprenyltransferase: MPSFQVWLSAARPRTLPLSIAGILVGGGLALQEGAFNWSIFILAILATLGFQILSNYANDYGDGVKGTDNAERVGPARAMQSGLLTAQDLKKAIIITSIITVFIVLLLIYVSFGVDHFLLSILFLLLGVAAIVSAIKYTVGKSAYGYRGLGDVFVFIFFGLVGVLGSFFLFTQYINFIQILPALTIGALSTMVLHLNNMRDREADARVGKNTLAVVLGAAGAEKYHSALFVLGLLGWVSYLMLTATHFIDYISLVAFIPLVKHMFTVRSTSIHALLDPELKKVALSTFLLAILFFISCYI, encoded by the coding sequence ATGCCCTCATTCCAAGTTTGGCTTAGTGCCGCACGTCCTCGTACATTACCACTTTCTATAGCTGGGATTCTTGTGGGAGGCGGACTCGCATTGCAAGAAGGCGCCTTTAACTGGAGTATTTTTATACTAGCCATACTCGCTACTTTAGGATTTCAGATCTTATCTAATTATGCAAATGATTATGGTGATGGCGTTAAGGGAACAGATAATGCAGAGCGAGTAGGTCCAGCTAGAGCCATGCAAAGCGGCCTTCTTACGGCACAAGATCTTAAGAAGGCAATTATAATTACATCAATTATCACCGTGTTTATTGTGCTGCTTTTGATTTACGTATCCTTTGGAGTAGATCACTTTTTACTTTCCATACTTTTTTTACTGTTAGGAGTAGCAGCAATTGTATCTGCTATTAAATATACTGTAGGAAAGAGTGCTTATGGATATAGAGGGTTAGGAGACGTTTTTGTTTTTATATTTTTTGGTCTCGTGGGTGTTCTGGGGTCTTTCTTTTTATTTACACAGTATATCAATTTTATACAGATACTTCCTGCTCTTACTATAGGAGCGCTATCTACAATGGTATTGCATCTTAATAATATGAGAGATCGTGAGGCAGACGCTCGCGTGGGTAAAAACACACTTGCAGTTGTCTTAGGAGCAGCTGGTGCAGAGAAGTATCATTCGGCATTATTCGTTTTAGGACTCTTAGGGTGGGTTTCTTATCTCATGCTTACGGCAACTCATTTTATTGATTATATCTCTCTTGTGGCGTTTATACCACTAGTGAAGCATATGTTTACTGTAAGAAGTACTTCAATACACGCTTTACTTGATCCAGAACTTAAAAAAGTGGCTTTATCTACATTTCTACTTGCTATACTCTTTTTTATAAGTTGTTATATATAG